From a region of the Castor canadensis chromosome 7, mCasCan1.hap1v2, whole genome shotgun sequence genome:
- the Vwa2 gene encoding von Willebrand factor A domain-containing protein 2 isoform X2, translating to MPSFLLLEAVCIFLFYRASASVSLQEVHVSRETVGKIAVASKMMWCSATLDVLFLLDGSHSIGKGSFERCKHFAITICEALDISPERVRVGAFQFGSTPHLEFPLDAFSTQQEVKAEIKKMIFKGGRTETGLALKHLLRRGFPGGRKGSVPQLLIIVTDGKSQGHMALPAKQLKEKGVTVFAVGVRFPRWEELHTLASEPREQHVLLAEQVEDATNGFLSTLGSSNLCTPAAPDCRVEAHPCERKTLETIRELAGNALCWRGFRQADAVLASRCPFYSWKRVFLSHPTTCYRTTCPGPCDSQPCQNGGTCIPEGLDRYHCLCPLAFGGEANCAPKLSLECRIDVLFLLDSSAGTTLEGFLRAKAFVKRFVQATLSEDSRARVGVAVYNRELVVAVPVGEYQNVPDLVRSLDSIPFNGGPTLTGSALLQAVQRGFGSAARAGQDRPRRVAVLLTESHSQDEVAGPALHARARELLLLGVGSEAVQAELEEITGSPKHVMVYTEPQDLFSQIPELQRKLCSRPRPGCQAQSLDLVFLLDSSASVGPENFAQMQSCVRSCVLQFDVNPDVTQVGLVVYGSQVQTAFGLDTHLTRAAALRAISQVPYLGGMGSAGTALLHIYDKVMTVQRGARPGVPKAVVMLTGGRGAEDAAVPVQKLRNNGISVLVVGVGPVLRDALRRLAGPRDSLIHIAAYADLPYHRDMVIEWICGEARRPVNLCKPSPCMNEGACVLQNGSYRCECRDGWEGPHCENRILRGDAPKAHGSRQEPAGRQQPTSSKQLPGHPRS from the exons ATGCCTTCTTTCCTGTTGCTGGAAGCAGTCtgcattttcctattttatagag CATCCGCATCAGTCTCTCTTCAGGAAGTCCACGTGAGCAGGGAGACcgttgggaagattgcagttgcCAGCAAAA TGATGTGGTGCTCGGCGACACTGGACGTCCTGTTTCTGTTAGATGGCTCTCACAGCATCGGGAAAGGGAGCTTTGAGAGATGTAAACACTTTGCCATCACCATCTGTGAGGCCCTGGACATCAGCCCTGAGAGG GTCAGAGTGGGAGCATTCCAGTTCGGCTCCACTCCTCATCTGGAATTCCCCTTGGATGCATTCTCAACCCAACAGGAAGtcaaggctgagatcaagaaaaTGATTTTCAA AGGAGGGCGCACAGAGACAGGCCTCGCTTTGAAACACCTTCTGCGTAGAGGGTTTCCTGGGGGCAGAAAGGGTTCTGTGCCTCAGCTCCTCATCATTGTCACTGATGGGAAGTCCCAGGGGCACATGGCACTACCTGCCAAGCAGCTGAAGGAAAAGGGAGTCACCGTGTTTGCTGTGGGGGTCCGGTTCCCCAG GTGGGAAGAGCTGCACACACTGGCCAGCGAGCCCAGGGAGCAGCATGTGCTGTTGGCTGAACAGGTGGAGGACGCCACCAATGGCTTCCTTAGCACCCTTGGCAGCTCCAACCTCTGCACCCCCGCTGCACCAG ACTGCAGGGTTGAGGCTCATCCCTGTGAGCGCAAGACGCTGGAGACCATCCGGGAGCTTGCTGGCAATGCCCTGTGCTGGAGGGGATTTCGGCAGGCTGATGCAGTGCTGGCCTCACGCTGTCCCTTCTACAG CTGGAAGAGAGTGTTCCTAAGCCACCCCACCACCTGCTACAGGACCACTTGCCCAG GCCCTTGTGACTCCCAGCCCTGCCAGAATGGAGGCACGTGCATTCCAGAAGGACTGGACAGGTACCATTGCCTCTGCCCGCTGGCCTTTGGAGGGGAGGCCAATTGCG CCCCAAAGCTGAGCCTGGAATGCAGAATCGATGTCCTCTTCCTGCTGGACAGCTCTGCAGGCACCACCCTGGAGGGCTTCCTGCGGGCCAAGGCCTTTGTGAAGCGGTTTGTGCAGGCCACGCTGAGTGAAGACTCTCGGGCCCGCGTGGGTGTGGCTGTGTACAACAGGGAACTGGTGGTGGCAGTGCCTGTGGGTGAATACCAGAACGTGCCCGACCTGGTCAGGAGCCTCGACAGCATTCCATTCAATGGTGGCCCCACACTGACGGGAAGTGCCTTGCTGCAGGCAGTACAGCGTGGCTTTGGGAGTGCCGCTAGGGCGGGACAGGACCGGCCGCGCAGAGTGGCGGTCCTGCTcactgagtcacactcccaggATGAGGTGGCTGGTCCAGCGCTTCATGCAAGGGCCCGAGAGCTACTTCTGCTGGGCGTGGGCAGTGAGGCCGTGCAGGCAGAGCTGGAGGAAATCACAGGCAGCCCAAAGCATGTGATGGTCTATACAGAACCCCAGGACCTCTTCAGCCAAATCCCGGAGCTGCAGAGAAAACTGTGCAGCCGACCGCGGCCAG GCTGCCAGGCACAGTCACTGGACCTGGTCTTCCTGTTGGATTCCTCAGCCTCTGTGGGACCTGAGAACTTCGCTCAGATGCAGAGCTGTGTGAGAAGCTGTGTCCTCCAGTTTGATGTGAACCCTGATGTGACACAAGTTGGCCTTGTGGTGTATGGCAGCCAGGTGCAGACAGCCTTCGGGCTGGACACCCACCTCACACGTGCTGCTGCACTGCGGGCCATCAGCCAGGTCCCCTACCTAGGGGGGATGGGCTCAGCCGGCACAGCCTTGCTGCATATCTATGACAAGGTGATGACTGTCCAGAGGGGTGCCCGGCCTGGTGTTCCCAAAGCTGTAGTGATGCTCACAGGTGGGAGGGGAGCAGAGGATGCAGCTGTCCCTGTCCAGAAGCTGAGAAACAATGGCATCTCTGTCTTGGTCGTGGGTGTGGGGCCTGTCCTGAGGGATGCCCTGCGGAGGCTTGCGGGTCCCCGGGACTCCCTGATCCACATAGCAGCTTACGCTGATCTGCCATACCACCGGGATATGGTCATCGAGTGGATATGTGGAG
- the Vwa2 gene encoding von Willebrand factor A domain-containing protein 2 isoform X1, whose protein sequence is MPSFLLLEAVCIFLFYRASASVSLQEVHVSRETVGKIAVASKMMWCSATLDVLFLLDGSHSIGKGSFERCKHFAITICEALDISPERVRVGAFQFGSTPHLEFPLDAFSTQQEVKAEIKKMIFNGVFMTYLSKSVPWLAHPHQNTWGGGRTETGLALKHLLRRGFPGGRKGSVPQLLIIVTDGKSQGHMALPAKQLKEKGVTVFAVGVRFPRWEELHTLASEPREQHVLLAEQVEDATNGFLSTLGSSNLCTPAAPDCRVEAHPCERKTLETIRELAGNALCWRGFRQADAVLASRCPFYSWKRVFLSHPTTCYRTTCPGPCDSQPCQNGGTCIPEGLDRYHCLCPLAFGGEANCAPKLSLECRIDVLFLLDSSAGTTLEGFLRAKAFVKRFVQATLSEDSRARVGVAVYNRELVVAVPVGEYQNVPDLVRSLDSIPFNGGPTLTGSALLQAVQRGFGSAARAGQDRPRRVAVLLTESHSQDEVAGPALHARARELLLLGVGSEAVQAELEEITGSPKHVMVYTEPQDLFSQIPELQRKLCSRPRPGCQAQSLDLVFLLDSSASVGPENFAQMQSCVRSCVLQFDVNPDVTQVGLVVYGSQVQTAFGLDTHLTRAAALRAISQVPYLGGMGSAGTALLHIYDKVMTVQRGARPGVPKAVVMLTGGRGAEDAAVPVQKLRNNGISVLVVGVGPVLRDALRRLAGPRDSLIHIAAYADLPYHRDMVIEWICGEARRPVNLCKPSPCMNEGACVLQNGSYRCECRDGWEGPHCENRILRGDAPKAHGSRQEPAGRQQPTSSKQLPGHPRS, encoded by the exons ATGCCTTCTTTCCTGTTGCTGGAAGCAGTCtgcattttcctattttatagag CATCCGCATCAGTCTCTCTTCAGGAAGTCCACGTGAGCAGGGAGACcgttgggaagattgcagttgcCAGCAAAA TGATGTGGTGCTCGGCGACACTGGACGTCCTGTTTCTGTTAGATGGCTCTCACAGCATCGGGAAAGGGAGCTTTGAGAGATGTAAACACTTTGCCATCACCATCTGTGAGGCCCTGGACATCAGCCCTGAGAGG GTCAGAGTGGGAGCATTCCAGTTCGGCTCCACTCCTCATCTGGAATTCCCCTTGGATGCATTCTCAACCCAACAGGAAGtcaaggctgagatcaagaaaaTGATTTTCAA TGGGGTGTTCATGACGTATCTTTCAAAGTCTGTTCCATGGCTGGCTCACCCGCATCAGAACACTTGGGG AGGAGGGCGCACAGAGACAGGCCTCGCTTTGAAACACCTTCTGCGTAGAGGGTTTCCTGGGGGCAGAAAGGGTTCTGTGCCTCAGCTCCTCATCATTGTCACTGATGGGAAGTCCCAGGGGCACATGGCACTACCTGCCAAGCAGCTGAAGGAAAAGGGAGTCACCGTGTTTGCTGTGGGGGTCCGGTTCCCCAG GTGGGAAGAGCTGCACACACTGGCCAGCGAGCCCAGGGAGCAGCATGTGCTGTTGGCTGAACAGGTGGAGGACGCCACCAATGGCTTCCTTAGCACCCTTGGCAGCTCCAACCTCTGCACCCCCGCTGCACCAG ACTGCAGGGTTGAGGCTCATCCCTGTGAGCGCAAGACGCTGGAGACCATCCGGGAGCTTGCTGGCAATGCCCTGTGCTGGAGGGGATTTCGGCAGGCTGATGCAGTGCTGGCCTCACGCTGTCCCTTCTACAG CTGGAAGAGAGTGTTCCTAAGCCACCCCACCACCTGCTACAGGACCACTTGCCCAG GCCCTTGTGACTCCCAGCCCTGCCAGAATGGAGGCACGTGCATTCCAGAAGGACTGGACAGGTACCATTGCCTCTGCCCGCTGGCCTTTGGAGGGGAGGCCAATTGCG CCCCAAAGCTGAGCCTGGAATGCAGAATCGATGTCCTCTTCCTGCTGGACAGCTCTGCAGGCACCACCCTGGAGGGCTTCCTGCGGGCCAAGGCCTTTGTGAAGCGGTTTGTGCAGGCCACGCTGAGTGAAGACTCTCGGGCCCGCGTGGGTGTGGCTGTGTACAACAGGGAACTGGTGGTGGCAGTGCCTGTGGGTGAATACCAGAACGTGCCCGACCTGGTCAGGAGCCTCGACAGCATTCCATTCAATGGTGGCCCCACACTGACGGGAAGTGCCTTGCTGCAGGCAGTACAGCGTGGCTTTGGGAGTGCCGCTAGGGCGGGACAGGACCGGCCGCGCAGAGTGGCGGTCCTGCTcactgagtcacactcccaggATGAGGTGGCTGGTCCAGCGCTTCATGCAAGGGCCCGAGAGCTACTTCTGCTGGGCGTGGGCAGTGAGGCCGTGCAGGCAGAGCTGGAGGAAATCACAGGCAGCCCAAAGCATGTGATGGTCTATACAGAACCCCAGGACCTCTTCAGCCAAATCCCGGAGCTGCAGAGAAAACTGTGCAGCCGACCGCGGCCAG GCTGCCAGGCACAGTCACTGGACCTGGTCTTCCTGTTGGATTCCTCAGCCTCTGTGGGACCTGAGAACTTCGCTCAGATGCAGAGCTGTGTGAGAAGCTGTGTCCTCCAGTTTGATGTGAACCCTGATGTGACACAAGTTGGCCTTGTGGTGTATGGCAGCCAGGTGCAGACAGCCTTCGGGCTGGACACCCACCTCACACGTGCTGCTGCACTGCGGGCCATCAGCCAGGTCCCCTACCTAGGGGGGATGGGCTCAGCCGGCACAGCCTTGCTGCATATCTATGACAAGGTGATGACTGTCCAGAGGGGTGCCCGGCCTGGTGTTCCCAAAGCTGTAGTGATGCTCACAGGTGGGAGGGGAGCAGAGGATGCAGCTGTCCCTGTCCAGAAGCTGAGAAACAATGGCATCTCTGTCTTGGTCGTGGGTGTGGGGCCTGTCCTGAGGGATGCCCTGCGGAGGCTTGCGGGTCCCCGGGACTCCCTGATCCACATAGCAGCTTACGCTGATCTGCCATACCACCGGGATATGGTCATCGAGTGGATATGTGGAG